The following coding sequences are from one Devosia yakushimensis window:
- a CDS encoding ATP-binding cassette domain-containing protein — protein sequence MSLDQTATSLTATPIAGPQPILSAQGLQKRYGKVVALDNADFDLMPGEILAVIGDNGAGKSTLIKALCGAVIPDAGTIKLDGSPVHFKSPMEARLAGIETVYQNLALSPALSIADNLFLGREMRKPGPLGNIFRLLDRSTMNRLAREKLSELGLMTIQNINQSVETLSGGQRQGVAVARAAAFGSRVVIMDEPTAALGVKESRRVLELMLDVKRRGLPIVLISHNMPHVFEVADRIHIHRLGRRIAVINPKDFSMSDAVAIMTGAMKPPS from the coding sequence ATGAGTCTGGATCAAACTGCAACGAGCCTCACCGCCACCCCGATTGCCGGGCCCCAGCCTATTCTCAGCGCCCAGGGGCTGCAGAAGCGCTATGGCAAGGTGGTGGCGCTCGACAATGCCGATTTCGACCTGATGCCGGGGGAAATCCTGGCGGTGATCGGCGACAATGGCGCGGGCAAATCGACCCTGATCAAGGCGCTGTGCGGCGCGGTGATCCCCGATGCAGGGACGATCAAGCTCGACGGTTCGCCGGTGCATTTCAAATCGCCGATGGAGGCGCGGCTGGCGGGGATCGAGACGGTCTACCAGAACCTGGCGTTATCGCCCGCCCTGTCGATTGCCGACAATCTGTTCCTGGGCCGCGAGATGCGTAAGCCAGGGCCGCTTGGCAATATCTTCCGGTTGCTCGACCGTTCGACCATGAACCGCCTGGCCCGCGAAAAGCTGAGCGAATTGGGGCTGATGACGATTCAGAACATCAACCAGTCGGTTGAAACACTGTCGGGCGGCCAGCGCCAGGGCGTGGCCGTGGCACGGGCGGCAGCGTTCGGTTCGCGCGTGGTGATCATGGACGAGCCCACGGCGGCTTTGGGCGTCAAGGAAAGCCGCCGCGTACTGGAACTGATGCTCGACGTCAAGCGGCGTGGCCTGCCCATCGTGCTGATCAGCCACAATATGCCCCATGTGTTCGAGGTGGCCGACCGTATTCATATCCACCGGTTGGGACGGCGGATCGCGGTGATCAATCCGAAGGACTTTTCGATGTCGGATGCGGTGGCGATCATGACGGGGGCGATGAAACCGCCCTCCTGA
- a CDS encoding ABC transporter permease, with the protein MSDDAGGSAVAEKGLAGAAQAVASFEEDSPSPIRRLQAFLHANPTAIPFIVLIVAIAIFSVAAGSKFFAPFNLSLVLQQVTIIGVLGIAQTLIILTAGIDLSVGAIMILSSIVMGRLSVVAGVPVEISFVLGIGTGILCGLINGVLVALVKLPPFIVTLGTWSIYGAMIIFISQSETIRSQDIAAIAPMLQWMGARVALGGGAILTAGSMVMILIAASVWYLLNRTAFGRHIYATGDDPEAARLAGINTTMTLIGVYTLAGFICALASWVLIGRVGAVSPLGSQTANLDSITAVVIGGTSLFGGRGSIIGTLLGALIVGMFRNGLALAGVDVLWQEFAVGALIIIAVTTDQWIRKISA; encoded by the coding sequence ATGAGTGATGACGCAGGCGGCTCGGCCGTGGCGGAGAAGGGATTGGCCGGAGCCGCGCAGGCAGTGGCGAGCTTTGAGGAGGATTCGCCCAGCCCGATCCGGCGGTTGCAGGCGTTTCTCCATGCCAATCCGACCGCCATTCCGTTCATCGTGCTGATCGTGGCTATCGCCATCTTCTCGGTGGCGGCGGGCAGCAAGTTTTTCGCGCCGTTCAACCTGTCGCTGGTGTTGCAGCAGGTGACCATTATCGGCGTGTTGGGCATTGCCCAGACGCTGATCATCCTCACGGCCGGCATCGATCTGTCGGTGGGGGCGATCATGATCCTCAGCTCCATCGTGATGGGGCGGCTGTCGGTGGTCGCGGGGGTGCCGGTGGAAATCTCCTTCGTGCTGGGCATCGGCACAGGCATTTTATGCGGGCTGATCAATGGCGTATTGGTGGCGCTGGTCAAGCTGCCCCCCTTTATCGTCACGCTGGGCACCTGGTCGATCTATGGCGCCATGATCATCTTCATTTCGCAATCCGAGACCATTCGCAGCCAGGACATCGCGGCGATCGCGCCCATGCTGCAATGGATGGGTGCGCGGGTGGCGCTGGGCGGCGGGGCGATCCTCACGGCGGGCTCCATGGTGATGATCCTGATCGCGGCGAGTGTCTGGTATCTGCTCAACCGCACGGCCTTCGGACGGCACATCTATGCCACGGGCGACGACCCGGAAGCGGCGCGGCTGGCCGGTATCAACACCACCATGACGCTGATCGGCGTCTATACCTTGGCCGGTTTCATCTGCGCGCTGGCCAGCTGGGTGCTGATCGGGCGGGTCGGGGCCGTTTCACCGCTGGGTAGTCAGACAGCCAATCTCGATTCCATTACTGCCGTGGTGATCGGCGGTACGTCGCTGTTCGGCGGGCGTGGCTCGATCATTGGGACGCTGTTGGGGGCGCTGATCGTGGGCATGTTCCGCAATGGCCTGGCGCTGGCCGGGGTCGACGTGCTCTGGCAGGAATTTGCCGTGGGCGCGCTTATCATCATCGCTGTTACCACCGACCAGTGGATCAGGAAGATTTCGGCATGA
- a CDS encoding ROK family transcriptional regulator, whose translation MDEAGGVRARSDDLSRGTNQTGVRLYNERLVLSLIRRHGALPKADIARRTGLSPQTISTIANALERDGLIVRQSPLRGKVGQPLVPYALNPRGAFFLGLKVGRRSSDIVLLDFAGTVLGRIHEPHPYPTPEIVQALARRGIAELTAPLNSAERSRIAGFGIASPFELWNWASQLAAPPEVLEAWRNADIRRDIAALCPWPVYLHNDGTAACAAELVLGNGQHGEDFLYIFLGSFLGGGVVLNGHLFPGRTGYAGAIAPLPVPIPGGFQQILRSASIYVLADRLKAAGLDPQVLWLDPSDWGPLGAPLDDWIAEAAQSLALACVSAVSIIDFPTIVIDGAFPPAIRKRLVEATRIAFGQFDRQGLAPFDIAEGTIGFGAREVGGACLPLLANFTQDREVLFKENS comes from the coding sequence ATGGATGAGGCAGGCGGCGTTCGGGCCCGTTCGGACGATCTGAGCCGCGGCACCAACCAGACGGGCGTCCGCCTCTATAATGAGCGGCTGGTGCTCTCGCTGATCCGCCGCCACGGCGCTCTGCCCAAGGCCGATATTGCCCGCCGCACGGGCCTGTCGCCCCAGACCATTTCGACGATTGCCAATGCGCTGGAGCGCGATGGCCTGATCGTGCGGCAGTCACCCTTGCGCGGCAAGGTCGGCCAGCCGCTCGTTCCCTATGCGCTCAATCCGCGCGGCGCCTTTTTCCTCGGCCTCAAGGTTGGCCGGCGCAGTTCCGACATCGTGCTGCTCGATTTTGCCGGCACCGTGCTCGGCCGCATCCACGAACCGCACCCCTACCCCACACCCGAAATCGTCCAGGCGCTGGCCCGCCGCGGCATTGCCGAGCTGACAGCCCCCCTCAATTCGGCCGAACGCAGCCGCATTGCCGGCTTCGGCATCGCCTCGCCCTTCGAACTCTGGAACTGGGCCTCCCAGCTGGCGGCACCGCCCGAAGTGCTCGAAGCCTGGCGCAATGCCGATATCCGCCGCGATATCGCCGCCCTCTGTCCCTGGCCGGTCTATCTGCACAATGACGGCACGGCCGCCTGCGCCGCTGAACTGGTGCTGGGCAATGGCCAGCATGGCGAGGACTTTCTCTATATCTTCCTCGGCTCGTTTCTCGGCGGCGGCGTCGTGCTCAACGGGCATCTGTTTCCCGGCCGCACCGGCTATGCCGGCGCCATCGCCCCCCTGCCCGTCCCCATTCCGGGTGGCTTTCAGCAAATCCTGCGTAGCGCATCCATCTATGTGCTGGCCGACCGGCTCAAGGCCGCCGGCCTCGACCCGCAAGTATTATGGCTCGATCCCAGCGATTGGGGCCCGCTTGGTGCTCCGCTCGACGATTGGATCGCCGAGGCCGCCCAGAGCCTGGCGCTTGCCTGCGTCTCCGCCGTGTCGATCATCGACTTCCCGACTATCGTCATCGATGGCGCATTTCCACCCGCCATACGCAAACGCCTGGTTGAGGCCACGCGCATCGCATTCGGCCAGTTCGACCGCCAGGGCCTGGCCCCATTCGACATTGCCGAAGGCACGATCGGCTTCGGCGCGCGCGAAGTTGGCGGCGCCTGCCTGCCGCTTTTGGCCAATTTCACGCAAGACCGCGAGGTTCTGTTCAAGGAAAATAGCTGA
- a CDS encoding putative bifunctional diguanylate cyclase/phosphodiesterase: MQTQTSTTERWQFITAVLLPVVLALVATAAAVIGFVFWSTNNIDQRAIERQTTMVTQVLQSKRDALLKDQGGVAIWDEAVLHADRTFDREWVHANMGLWMHSFFGHDRSVLLDAQNRPLYLMEEGKAAPTSRFQNIASGVMPLVQQLRTLIAAGQLDDFLVGRTEAPPTVCDFALVNGQPAIVGISPIVSNTRTLAHVPGSESLMVSVRFLGADTVSEMMEQYLIDDAAFVRTPSADPDRISYPVINQAGRFVAFFEWTGDRPGRLMLGHTVPVLVAVILAGAVLFLLLLRKLRSSSAALQEGRRLAEHEAAHDKLTGLPNRTNFDAHLARILREQKAPGTSIALLMLDLDRFKQVNDTLGHQAGDDLIRSVGERIRLVVGTDVMVARLGGDEFAILAVTHNRPFDAMAVSDRIIETIGRPFDLGHFKAHVGVSIGIVEDNAAAAEPRELVRKADIALYEAKASGRNRAMVYEEHMNELLQLQHTIEGELRAALNRNDQLSVAFQPLVDQKSRKVIGAEALARWYHPKYGQISPGRFIPVAENTGLIEYLGEFVLRRACELGASAPGRTIAVNISPTQLRNPYFSNQVFDILHQTGMRPVDLELEITESILLDDENISGQNLRTFRAAGIQIALDDFGTGYSSLSYLKRYPVDRIKIDRSFVSQLAEGHVSVAITQAIVTLAHAMDIEVTAEGVESEKQATILGKLGCNTLQGFLFSGAVLPAKITTIFADPANAPERRRRLRTHAA, translated from the coding sequence ATGCAGACGCAAACTTCAACGACTGAGCGTTGGCAGTTCATAACGGCTGTTCTGTTGCCCGTCGTGCTGGCATTGGTTGCGACGGCGGCGGCCGTTATCGGCTTTGTGTTCTGGTCGACCAACAATATCGACCAGCGCGCCATCGAACGGCAGACCACCATGGTCACCCAGGTCCTGCAGTCCAAGCGCGATGCCCTGCTCAAGGATCAGGGCGGCGTCGCCATCTGGGACGAGGCCGTGCTCCATGCCGATCGGACATTCGATCGGGAATGGGTCCACGCCAATATGGGCCTGTGGATGCACAGCTTCTTCGGCCATGATCGTTCGGTGCTGCTCGACGCGCAAAACCGCCCTCTCTATCTGATGGAAGAGGGCAAGGCCGCGCCAACCAGCCGCTTCCAGAATATTGCCAGCGGCGTGATGCCTCTGGTCCAGCAATTGCGGACGCTGATCGCGGCCGGACAACTCGACGATTTCCTCGTCGGCAGAACCGAAGCGCCGCCCACCGTCTGCGATTTCGCGCTCGTCAACGGCCAGCCGGCCATTGTCGGCATCAGCCCCATCGTCAGCAATACCCGGACCCTGGCACATGTGCCAGGGTCCGAGAGCCTCATGGTTTCCGTGCGCTTCCTGGGCGCTGATACCGTCAGCGAGATGATGGAGCAATATCTGATCGACGACGCCGCTTTCGTTCGCACGCCATCGGCCGATCCGGACCGTATCTCCTATCCCGTGATCAACCAGGCGGGACGGTTCGTCGCCTTCTTCGAATGGACCGGCGACCGGCCGGGCCGGCTCATGCTTGGCCATACCGTGCCGGTCCTCGTAGCCGTCATCCTGGCTGGAGCCGTGCTGTTCCTGCTGCTGCTGCGCAAATTGCGCAGCTCGTCGGCCGCCCTTCAGGAGGGGCGCCGGCTGGCCGAGCATGAGGCCGCGCACGACAAGCTCACCGGCTTGCCCAACCGGACCAATTTCGATGCGCATCTGGCGCGTATTCTGCGCGAGCAGAAAGCGCCGGGCACCAGTATCGCCCTGCTTATGCTCGATCTCGATCGCTTCAAGCAGGTCAATGACACGCTGGGCCATCAGGCCGGCGACGACCTCATCCGCAGTGTCGGCGAACGCATCCGGCTGGTGGTGGGCACCGATGTCATGGTAGCCCGGCTTGGCGGCGACGAATTCGCCATCCTGGCGGTCACCCATAACCGCCCCTTCGACGCCATGGCAGTCTCCGACCGCATCATCGAAACCATTGGTCGCCCCTTCGATCTCGGCCATTTCAAGGCCCATGTCGGGGTCAGCATCGGCATTGTCGAAGACAATGCCGCCGCGGCCGAGCCGCGCGAACTGGTGCGCAAGGCCGATATCGCGCTCTACGAAGCCAAGGCCAGCGGCCGCAACCGCGCCATGGTCTATGAAGAGCACATGAACGAGCTGCTGCAGCTCCAGCACACGATCGAAGGCGAGCTGCGCGCCGCGCTCAATCGCAACGACCAGCTTTCCGTCGCCTTCCAGCCGCTGGTCGATCAGAAGTCGCGCAAGGTCATCGGCGCCGAGGCGCTGGCACGCTGGTATCACCCCAAATATGGGCAGATTTCCCCCGGCCGCTTCATTCCCGTGGCGGAAAATACCGGCCTCATCGAATATCTGGGCGAATTCGTGCTGCGCCGCGCCTGCGAACTGGGCGCCAGCGCGCCCGGCCGCACTATCGCGGTCAATATTTCGCCCACCCAGCTGCGCAATCCCTATTTTTCCAATCAGGTCTTCGACATCCTGCACCAGACCGGCATGCGCCCGGTCGATCTGGAGCTCGAGATCACCGAATCCATCCTGCTTGATGACGAAAACATTTCGGGCCAGAACCTGCGCACCTTCCGCGCCGCCGGCATCCAGATCGCGCTGGACGATTTCGGCACGGGATATTCGTCCCTGAGCTATCTCAAGCGCTACCCCGTCGATCGCATCAAGATCGACCGCTCCTTCGTCAGCCAATTGGCCGAGGGCCACGTTTCGGTCGCCATCACCCAGGCTATCGTCACCCTGGCCCATGCCATGGATATCGAGGTTACCGCCGAGGGCGTGGAATCGGAAAAACAGGCCACCATCCTGGGCAAGCTGGGCTGCAATACGCTGCAGGGCTTCCTGTTCTCGGGCGCCGTACTACCAGCCAAGATCACCACCATCTTTGCCGACCCGGCCAATGCGCCTGAACGTCGCCGCCGCTTGCGCACCCACGCCGCCTGA
- the ade gene encoding adenine deaminase, protein MTDPQTLTRMIMAGQGKASADLVIKNVQLLDVITGAITPTDIAIVGDRIVGTHASYEAETVIDGAGRYAVPGFIDTHLHIESSLVTPFEFDRCVLPHGVTTAICDPHEIANVLGAEGIRYFLDSAEQTIMDVRVNLSSCVPATGFETNGATLEIEDLEPFRSHPKVIGLAEMMNFPGVLSGDPGILAKLVAFQGGHIDGHAPLLLGQGLNGYLAAGIRTDHEATSAAEAREKLAKGMAILIREGSVSKDLKALAEILDENTSSFVALCTDDRNPLDIAEEGHLDSSIRRLIAMGRPLHHVYRAASHSAARIFGLRDRGLLAPGWRADIALLDSLEDCRVSDVLTGGRLVRPELFAARKPVAPVGLTSVKSRNIVADDFIVSARADRNQTPVIGVKPGLILTFRESAALAVSDRGTQADIAQDVLKCAVIERHGRNGNIGRSFVTGFGLKRGAIASSVGHDSHNITVIGANDEDMAIAVNRLIELQGGFAVADGGRITAELALPIAGLMSLNPFETVAHDLHQLRDAAFALGCVLPEPFLQVAFLALPVIPHLKMTDRGLFDVDKFDFVD, encoded by the coding sequence ATGACTGATCCCCAAACCCTCACCCGCATGATCATGGCCGGACAGGGCAAGGCATCAGCCGATCTCGTCATCAAGAATGTGCAATTGCTCGACGTCATCACCGGCGCCATCACGCCGACCGACATCGCCATAGTCGGCGACCGCATCGTGGGCACCCATGCCAGTTACGAGGCCGAAACGGTCATCGACGGCGCCGGCCGCTATGCCGTGCCGGGCTTTATCGATACGCATTTGCATATCGAATCCTCGCTGGTCACGCCCTTCGAATTCGACCGCTGCGTGCTGCCGCATGGGGTCACCACGGCCATCTGCGACCCACACGAAATCGCCAATGTGCTGGGCGCCGAGGGCATTCGCTATTTCCTCGATAGCGCCGAACAGACCATCATGGATGTGCGGGTGAACCTGTCATCCTGCGTGCCGGCCACCGGCTTTGAAACCAATGGAGCGACACTGGAGATCGAAGACCTCGAACCCTTCCGCAGCCATCCCAAGGTCATCGGCCTGGCAGAAATGATGAACTTTCCCGGCGTGCTGTCGGGTGATCCGGGCATTCTCGCCAAGCTCGTGGCCTTTCAGGGCGGCCATATCGATGGGCATGCCCCATTGCTGCTGGGCCAGGGCCTCAACGGCTACCTCGCCGCCGGCATCCGCACCGACCACGAAGCCACCAGCGCCGCCGAGGCCCGCGAGAAACTGGCCAAAGGCATGGCCATCCTGATCCGCGAGGGTTCCGTCTCCAAGGACCTCAAAGCCCTGGCCGAAATACTGGACGAAAACACCTCAAGCTTCGTCGCCCTCTGCACCGATGACCGCAATCCGCTCGACATTGCCGAGGAAGGCCATCTCGACAGCTCTATCCGCCGCCTCATCGCCATGGGAAGGCCGCTGCATCACGTCTATCGCGCCGCCAGCCACTCCGCCGCCCGTATTTTTGGGCTGCGCGATCGCGGCCTGCTCGCCCCCGGCTGGCGCGCCGATATCGCCCTGCTCGATAGCCTTGAGGATTGCCGCGTTTCCGATGTGCTGACCGGCGGCAGGTTAGTGCGTCCAGAACTTTTCGCCGCTCGCAAACCCGTGGCGCCGGTGGGCCTGACCTCAGTCAAATCCCGAAACATCGTCGCTGATGATTTCATCGTCTCGGCCCGCGCCGATCGCAACCAGACCCCGGTCATCGGCGTAAAGCCCGGCCTCATCCTGACCTTCCGCGAATCCGCGGCGCTGGCGGTGAGCGACCGGGGAACCCAGGCCGATATTGCGCAAGACGTTTTGAAATGCGCAGTCATCGAGCGCCACGGCCGCAACGGCAATATCGGCCGCAGTTTCGTCACCGGCTTCGGCCTCAAGCGCGGCGCCATCGCCTCCTCGGTCGGCCACGATAGCCACAACATCACCGTCATCGGCGCCAATGACGAGGACATGGCCATCGCGGTCAACCGGCTTATCGAGCTGCAAGGCGGCTTTGCGGTTGCCGATGGCGGCAGGATAACTGCCGAGTTGGCGCTCCCCATAGCCGGGCTGATGAGCCTCAATCCCTTTGAAACCGTCGCCCATGACCTGCATCAATTGCGCGACGCCGCCTTCGCTCTGGGCTGCGTCCTGCCCGAACCCTTCCTCCAGGTCGCCTTCCTCGCCCTGCCGGTTATTCCCCACCTCAAAATGACCGATCGCGGCCTCTTCGACGTCGATAAGTTCGATTTCGTCGACTAG
- a CDS encoding DNA topoisomerase IB has translation MVRLIRAEREDLTIIRQRRGRGFSYADANGTVIRDARTRARIMALGIPPAWQNVRIAGDPRAHIQALGEDEAGRDQYIYHPDWELKREGRKLKRLAVLTGVLPKVRRKIRAGLSAETGSRELALAIAMALIDRTAMRVGREKYLESSGTRGAGTLFARDVKIEGDEICMSFAAKGGKRADYRILDKQLAAALTRILQLPGKRLLVCRDEKGKTRPIKTGAINDYLRELAGVDISAKDFRTLHASAMAGEALARMESGTSLSARRRQMAQVAREVALELRNTPAICRKSYIAPCLFKLFDQGKLQAIWAVAGRGRTGLSAREKRLGAVLAAAG, from the coding sequence ATGGTGCGGCTGATCAGAGCGGAACGCGAAGACCTGACCATCATCCGCCAGAGGCGAGGCCGGGGCTTCAGCTATGCCGATGCGAATGGCACCGTTATCCGCGACGCCCGGACCAGGGCGCGCATCATGGCGCTGGGCATTCCACCGGCCTGGCAGAATGTGCGGATCGCGGGCGATCCGCGCGCCCATATCCAGGCGCTGGGCGAGGATGAGGCGGGGCGCGATCAATATATTTACCACCCCGATTGGGAGCTGAAGCGCGAGGGCCGCAAGCTCAAGCGGCTGGCGGTGTTGACCGGGGTCCTGCCCAAGGTGCGCCGCAAGATACGCGCGGGTCTCAGCGCCGAAACAGGCAGCCGAGAGCTGGCGCTGGCCATTGCGATGGCTTTGATCGACCGGACGGCCATGCGGGTGGGGCGGGAAAAATACCTCGAAAGCAGCGGTACGCGCGGGGCGGGCACCCTGTTCGCTCGCGACGTCAAAATCGAGGGCGATGAAATATGCATGAGCTTTGCGGCCAAGGGCGGCAAGCGGGCCGATTATCGCATCCTCGACAAGCAACTGGCCGCGGCATTGACCCGCATATTGCAGTTGCCGGGCAAGCGCCTGCTGGTTTGTCGCGACGAAAAGGGCAAGACGCGGCCGATCAAGACCGGCGCCATCAATGATTATCTGCGCGAGCTGGCGGGCGTGGATATTTCGGCCAAGGATTTCCGCACGCTCCATGCCAGCGCCATGGCGGGCGAGGCACTGGCGCGGATGGAAAGCGGCACCTCCCTATCGGCGCGGCGGCGGCAGATGGCGCAGGTCGCCCGCGAGGTGGCGCTGGAATTGCGCAATACGCCGGCGATCTGCCGCAAGTCCTATATCGCGCCATGCCTGTTCAAGCTGTTCGATCAGGGCAAGTTGCAGGCGATATGGGCCGTTGCCGGTCGCGGGCGGACCGGACTTTCAGCGCGGGAAAAGCGGCTGGGCGCAGTGCTCGCGGCGGCCGGCTGA
- the nadN gene encoding NAD nucleotidase produces MGAVRIIAAILLASAAAPSLAHGLELQILHTNDHHSHLDGASQDITLAGTTYRVEMGGFSRLAGLIEGLRTDNSLVLNSGELNGTLYFSLFRGEPDFKLFNALGIDAYQIGNHEFDEGEDVLAGLIKMAEFPVLGANIHPTEASPLHGLDIRPYIVKEIEGEKVAVLGVLKVEKTVNSSMVTDAVQFSEETETVRRTIAELEGQGIDKIVVLSHLGYEGDIALAGEVSGIDIIIGGDTHNLLDSTGELAEMGLPVSGEYPTVVDSPEGTPVYIAQAWEMAHGLGVMNVTFDDAGKVTAASGNILLPVDRPFQVLGADEKFADLDAAGETALLTAIENAQTLVLQQPDPQVAEILVPYSKELESFRAQDLGTVAQTMPFERIPTAFAPGAAPTGSYAAHVVADSFLAYLPHADIAIQNAGGVRTEFLSGTFTVADAYTMLPFSNTVATLTMTGAQVVAALEDAADYALNSGSTGAFPYASHLRFDANLGAAKGSRILAVEVKDRQSGQWAPIDMAASYRVVTNSFTALGKDGYDTFATVIATDPAAHEDSSVAYAVPLVEYFREHLQDGALPPLNSDDYSLKSVTE; encoded by the coding sequence ATGGGAGCCGTCAGGATCATCGCCGCCATACTGCTGGCCAGTGCCGCCGCACCCAGCCTTGCGCATGGGCTGGAACTGCAAATCCTGCACACCAATGACCATCACTCCCACCTCGACGGCGCCAGCCAGGACATCACCCTGGCCGGCACCACCTATCGCGTAGAAATGGGCGGCTTCTCGCGCCTGGCCGGCCTGATCGAGGGCCTGCGCACCGACAATAGCCTGGTGCTCAATAGCGGCGAGCTGAACGGCACGCTCTATTTCAGCCTGTTCCGTGGCGAGCCGGACTTCAAGCTCTTCAACGCCCTGGGCATCGACGCCTACCAGATCGGCAATCACGAATTCGACGAAGGCGAGGACGTGCTGGCCGGCCTGATCAAAATGGCCGAATTCCCCGTCCTCGGCGCCAATATCCACCCCACCGAAGCAAGCCCGCTGCATGGGCTCGACATCAGGCCTTACATCGTCAAGGAAATCGAAGGCGAAAAGGTCGCCGTCCTTGGCGTGCTCAAGGTCGAAAAAACAGTCAATTCGTCCATGGTCACCGACGCCGTCCAGTTTTCCGAGGAAACCGAGACGGTCCGGCGCACCATCGCCGAGCTGGAAGGCCAAGGCATCGACAAGATCGTCGTCCTCAGCCATCTCGGCTATGAAGGCGATATCGCCCTGGCCGGCGAGGTATCGGGCATCGACATCATCATTGGCGGCGACACCCACAACCTGCTCGATTCGACGGGCGAACTCGCCGAAATGGGCCTGCCGGTCTCAGGCGAATATCCGACAGTCGTGGACTCACCCGAAGGCACGCCCGTCTATATCGCCCAGGCTTGGGAAATGGCCCATGGCCTGGGCGTGATGAACGTCACCTTCGATGACGCCGGCAAGGTCACCGCCGCCAGCGGCAATATCCTGCTGCCGGTCGACCGGCCATTCCAGGTGCTCGGCGCCGACGAAAAATTCGCCGATCTGGACGCTGCCGGCGAAACCGCGCTGCTGACCGCGATCGAAAACGCGCAAACCCTGGTGCTGCAGCAGCCCGACCCGCAAGTAGCCGAAATCCTGGTGCCCTATAGCAAGGAGCTCGAAAGCTTCCGCGCCCAGGATCTCGGCACCGTGGCCCAGACCATGCCCTTCGAGCGCATCCCCACCGCCTTCGCGCCCGGCGCGGCCCCCACCGGCAGCTATGCCGCCCATGTCGTCGCCGACAGCTTCCTGGCCTACCTGCCGCATGCCGATATCGCCATTCAGAATGCCGGCGGCGTGCGCACCGAGTTCCTCAGCGGCACCTTCACCGTGGCCGACGCCTATACCATGCTGCCCTTTTCCAACACCGTGGCAACGCTCACCATGACCGGGGCACAGGTCGTGGCCGCGCTTGAGGATGCCGCCGATTACGCGCTCAATTCCGGCTCGACCGGCGCCTTCCCCTATGCCTCCCACCTGCGCTTCGACGCCAATCTGGGCGCCGCCAAGGGCAGTCGCATCCTCGCCGTCGAGGTCAAGGATCGCCAGAGCGGCCAATGGGCGCCGATCGACATGGCGGCCAGCTATCGCGTCGTCACCAATTCCTTCACCGCCCTGGGCAAGGATGGCTACGACACCTTCGCCACAGTGATCGCCACCGACCCCGCGGCACATGAGGACAGCTCTGTGGCCTATGCAGTCCCACTCGTCGAGTATTTCCGCGAGCATCTGCAGGACGGCGCCCTGCCGCCGCTTAACAGCGACGACTACAGCCTCAAGTCAGTAACCGAATAG
- a CDS encoding sugar ABC transporter substrate-binding protein has translation MRRFIGMAAAGAVMLGLMGTSAMAQEAIVGLITKTEGNPFFVKMREGAQAKADELGIELRTFAGKFDGDNDSQIAAIENLIAAGAKGFAIVPSDSSAIVPTIQQARDAGLLVIVLDTPLDPIDAADATFATDNRKAGELIGSWAKGTLGDAAANAKVAFLDLAVNQPTVDYLRDQGFMAGFGIDVKDPNKYGDEDDARICGHEMTGGAEDGGRTAMETLLQKCPDINVVYTINEPAAAGAFEALKAIGRDDGSVLIVSVDGGCPGVANVKAGVIGATSQQYPLLMASMAMEAIKKFADTGEKPAVTEGLDFFDTGAALVTDKPVAGVESIDTTKGAELCWG, from the coding sequence ATGCGTAGGTTTATCGGAATGGCGGCCGCAGGAGCCGTGATGCTGGGGCTGATGGGCACCTCGGCTATGGCGCAGGAAGCCATTGTCGGGCTGATCACCAAGACGGAAGGCAATCCCTTCTTCGTCAAGATGCGCGAAGGCGCCCAGGCCAAGGCGGATGAGTTGGGCATCGAATTGCGGACCTTTGCCGGCAAGTTCGATGGCGACAATGACAGCCAGATCGCGGCAATCGAAAATCTGATCGCCGCGGGGGCCAAGGGCTTTGCCATCGTGCCCTCGGATTCCAGCGCCATCGTGCCGACCATCCAGCAAGCGCGCGATGCGGGTTTATTGGTGATCGTGCTCGATACGCCGCTCGATCCGATCGATGCGGCCGACGCGACCTTTGCCACCGATAATCGCAAGGCCGGTGAGCTGATCGGGTCCTGGGCCAAGGGCACGCTGGGCGATGCCGCGGCCAATGCCAAAGTGGCTTTCCTCGATCTGGCGGTGAACCAGCCGACGGTCGACTATCTGCGCGACCAGGGCTTCATGGCCGGGTTCGGCATCGACGTCAAAGATCCCAATAAATATGGCGACGAGGACGATGCGCGCATTTGCGGGCATGAAATGACGGGCGGCGCCGAAGATGGCGGCCGGACCGCCATGGAAACGCTGCTGCAGAAATGCCCGGATATCAATGTGGTCTATACCATCAACGAGCCGGCTGCGGCGGGCGCCTTCGAAGCGCTCAAGGCGATCGGCCGGGATGATGGTTCCGTGCTGATCGTATCGGTCGATGGCGGCTGCCCGGGCGTTGCCAACGTCAAGGCCGGCGTGATCGGCGCGACCAGCCAGCAATATCCCCTGCTGATGGCGTCGATGGCGATGGAGGCGATCAAGAAGTTCGCGGACACGGGCGAAAAGCCGGCCGTGACCGAAGGGCTAGACTTCTTCGACACCGGCGCCGCGCTGGTGACCGATAAGCCGGTGGCAGGGGTGGAGTCGATCGACACCACCAAGGGCGCGGAGCTCTGCTGGGGCTGA